A region from the Candidatus Atribacteria bacterium genome encodes:
- the galT gene encoding galactose-1-phosphate uridylyltransferase: MTELRKDPIIDNWVIISTERGRRPLDYKIKTEEKRKSNCVFCEGNEDKTPPEIFSFREEGTSENTPGWKVRVVSNKYPALKMEDKKIVLKKDGMLSKMDGLGVHEVIIETPHHDKNIDNLTIDQIVLILKTYRQRYLDLSKDKRIKYILIFKNYGIDGGASLEHPHSQLIGTPIIPQRIKEELAGAKEYFNFTRRCIFCDYITQELKSKERLIKEAEEYVVISPFAARFPFETWILPKYHHACYEKASNSHILGLARIMKEILSKINKKLNNPPYNFIIHTAPSQEFSIRECSDLDKKYHWHIEIIPRLNKIAGFEWGSGFYINTISPEEATKILTNI, translated from the coding sequence ATGACTGAATTGAGGAAAGACCCTATCATTGATAATTGGGTGATTATTTCTACTGAGAGAGGCAGAAGACCTTTAGATTATAAAATAAAAACAGAGGAAAAGCGAAAAAGTAACTGTGTATTTTGTGAAGGGAATGAAGATAAAACACCTCCGGAAATATTTTCTTTCAGGGAAGAAGGTACCAGCGAAAATACTCCCGGATGGAAAGTAAGAGTAGTATCCAATAAATATCCTGCTTTAAAGATGGAAGATAAGAAAATTGTCCTTAAAAAAGATGGAATGTTGAGCAAAATGGACGGCTTAGGAGTGCACGAAGTAATCATTGAAACCCCCCATCATGATAAAAATATTGATAATCTGACTATCGATCAAATTGTTTTGATCTTAAAAACTTATCGGCAAAGGTATTTGGATCTATCGAAGGACAAAAGAATAAAATATATTCTAATATTTAAAAATTACGGAATTGACGGTGGAGCCTCTTTAGAGCATCCTCACTCTCAGCTTATCGGTACTCCCATTATCCCTCAAAGGATAAAAGAAGAGTTAGCAGGAGCTAAAGAATATTTTAATTTTACCCGGAGATGTATTTTCTGCGACTATATAACACAAGAGCTAAAATCGAAAGAGAGATTAATCAAAGAAGCGGAAGAATATGTAGTTATTTCTCCTTTTGCCGCTAGATTTCCCTTTGAAACCTGGATACTTCCCAAATACCATCATGCCTGTTATGAGAAGGCTAGTAACAGTCATATTTTAGGTTTAGCCAGAATAATGAAAGAAATTTTATCCAAAATAAATAAAAAATTAAATAATCCCCCTTATAATTTTATAATCCATACTGCACCCTCTCAGGAATTTTCTATTAGAGAATGTTCCGATTTGGATAAGAAATATCACTGGCACATAGAAATAATTCCTCGATTGAATAAAATAGCCGGTTTTGAATGGGGATCAGGATTTTACATTAATACTATTTCTCCGGAAGAAGCAACTAAAATCTTAACTAATATTTAG
- a CDS encoding aminoacyl-tRNA hydrolase produces the protein MKIVVGLGNPGLKYEFTRHNVGFRIVDNLARDMKIEFKKTKSYYSLISRGMIKNQQVILVKPQTFMNLSGRAVSRVISYYRISPQDLLIVYDDLNLELGQIRIRKMGSAGGHKGMESIIQYLNTENIPRLRIGIGNPSLNFNFDYVSYVLTNFKHDEEDKIDEVIQRSTQAIKTTIEDDFENTMRKYNRKLIEP, from the coding sequence TTGAAGATCGTAGTTGGCTTGGGTAATCCCGGTTTGAAATATGAATTTACCAGGCACAATGTAGGATTTAGGATTGTGGATAATCTCGCACGGGATATGAAAATAGAATTTAAGAAAACAAAATCCTACTATTCCTTGATTTCCAGAGGGATGATAAAAAATCAGCAAGTAATACTGGTAAAACCGCAAACTTTTATGAATTTAAGCGGAAGAGCTGTAAGTAGAGTAATTTCTTATTATAGAATATCCCCTCAAGATTTATTAATAGTCTACGACGACCTGAATTTAGAATTGGGACAGATCAGGATTCGTAAAATGGGGAGTGCCGGAGGTCACAAGGGAATGGAATCGATTATACAATATTTGAACACCGAAAATATCCCTCGTTTGAGAATAGGGATAGGCAATCCCTCGCTAAACTTCAATTTTGATTACGTGTCTTATGTCCTGACTAATTTTAAGCATGATGAAGAAGATAAAATAGATGAAGTGATCCAACGCTCTACCCAGGCAATTAAAACAACAATAGAAGATGACTTTGAAAACACTATGAGAAAATACAACAGGAAATTGATTGAGCCCTAA